From the Primulina tabacum isolate GXHZ01 chromosome 3, ASM2559414v2, whole genome shotgun sequence genome, one window contains:
- the LOC142541113 gene encoding 3-ketoacyl-CoA synthase 3-like, translating into MELFLLLWCSLPFLPLIFIIWQILDKKGHQHCYLLDYECYKSTDDRKLSTKFSGDVILRNKQLGLYEYKFLLRAIVSSGIGEETYAPKMVFDGREACPKLEDGLIEMDEFFLASIDRLFKRSGISPWEIDILVVNVSMLASAPSLASRIINLYKMREDIKVYNITGMGCSASLVSINVVQSIFKTRKNLKALVVTSETLSLGWYNGKNRSMILANCLFRIGGCAMILTNKTSLTHKAMLRFKFLVRTHHGAKDESYEACVQREDEKGFIGFHLDKNLPKAATRAFVDNLKQIAMKILPVKELLRFALLLMLKKMSDKWDKAGSIRKPTINFKEGVDHFCLHTGGKAVIDAIGQNLNLSEFDVEPARMTLHRFGNTSASSLWYVLAYMQAKKRLKKGDKILMLAFGAGFKCNSCLWEVLRDLNEGTVWEDCIESYPRKDLTNPFLEKYGWLQNEDPETFHVPVGYEIPE; encoded by the coding sequence ATGGAGCTTTTTCTTTTGCTATGGTGTTCTCTTCCTTTTCTACCTCTAATATTCATAATCTGGCAAATTCTTGATAAGAAAGGGCACCAACATTGTTACTTGCTAGACTACGAATGTTACAAATCGACCGACGATAGAAAGTTGAGCACAAAATTTTCTGGTGATGTCATTCTTCGAAACAAACAACTTGGCCTATACGAGTACAAATTCCTTCTACGAGCCATAGTTAGCTCCGGCATCGGCGAGGAAACTTATGCCCCGAAAATGGTGTTCGATGGTCGAGAGGCGTGTCCGAAGCTAGAAGATGGGCTCATAGAGATGGATGAGTTCTTTTTAGCGAGCATCGACAGATTGTTCAAACGTAGTGGTATCTCTCCTTGGGAAATCGACATCCTGGTCGTGAACGTATCGATGCTTGCCTCGGCCCCTTCTTTAGCTTCAAGAATCATCAATCTTTACAAAATGAGAGAAGACATCAAGGTGTACAATATAACCGGGATGGGGTGTAGCGCAAGCTTGGTATCCATTAACGTAGTTCAAAGCATATTCAAGACTCGGAAAAATCTCAAAGCCCTCGTTGTAACATCGGAGACTTTGAGCTTAGGTTGGTACAACGGCAAAAATAGATCGATGATTCTTGCTAATTGCTTGTTCAGAATAGGTGGGTGTGCGATGATTTTGACGAACAAAACATCCTTAACGCACAAGGCGATGTTGAGAttcaagtttcttgtgagaaCCCATCATGGTGCAAAAGACGAATCCTACGAAGCTTGCGTGCAGAGGGAGGATGAGAAGGGTTTCATCGGCTTCCACCTCGACAAGAATCTCCCGAAGGCTGCTACGCGAGCATTCGTCGACAACCTTAAACAAATCGCCATGAAAATACTCCCCGTCAAGGAGCTTCTCCGATTTGCCTTGTTACTAATGCTCAAAAAGATGAGTGACAAGTGGGATAAAGCCGGTTCTATCCGAAAACCGACGATCAATTTCAAAGAAGGAGTCGACCACTTTTGCCTCCACACCGGAGGAAAAGCCGTGATCGATGCCATCGGGCAGAATCTAAACCTGAGCGAGTTCGATGTCGAGCCAGCCCGAATGACGTTGCATCGATTCGGAAACACTTCGGCGAGCAGTCTTTGGTATGTTTTAGCATACATGCAAGCCAAGAAAAGGCTTAAAAAAGGTGACAAAATATTGATGCTTGCATTTGGAGCCGGATTCAAATGTAACAGCTGCTTGTGGGAGGTGTTGAGGGATTTGAATGAAGGGACTGTTTGGGAGGATTGCATCGAGAGTTATCCACGCAAGGATTTGACGAATCCATTCCTGGAGAAATATGGATGGCTTCAGAATGAGGATCCCGAAACCTTTCATGTTCCTGTTGGTTACGAAATACCAGAatga